The Alphaproteobacteria bacterium sequence CGGCCTCGGCCAGCAGCGCCTTGGCCTTGGCGATGTCCGTTGTGTAGCCGTGCTTCTGCGGCCAGCTCGTGCCCTTGGCCTTGTTGTCGGCGCCGCCGTAGAGCGGGATCGACTGGCCGTACATCACGGCCTCGTGGATCTTCTGGTAGGGGATGGCATAGGCCACCGCCTGGCGCACCTTGACGTTGTCGAACGGCTTCTGCTTCACGTTCATGCCGATGTACTGCATGGCGTTCTCGACCGGCGTGCCGACGATGCTGAGCTTGGGCGAGGCCTTGAGCTCGGCGAAATCCTTCGAGCCGAGATCGAATGAGATGTCGGCGTCGCCGCGCTCCAAAAGCGCGCGCCGGTTGCCGGCGCTGGGAATGATGCGCAGGATCACGCGGCGGATCTTGGGCAGCGTGCCGTTCTTCCAGTCCTCGTTGCGCGCGTAGACGACCTCCTGGCCGGGCTGCCAGCGCTCGACCTTGTAGGCGCCGCCGCCGGCGAGGTTGTTCTTGGTCCACTCCATCGCCCAGGGGTCCGTGGCGGTCGCGTGCTTCTTGCAGAGCTCGGAATGCATGACGACTGGCACCGGCACGGCGAGGTCGGGCATGGTGAGCTTGTCGGCGCGCAGGAAATCGACGCGGAAAGTGTGATCGTCGACGGCGACGAACTGCTCGGGCTTCTCCAGCGAGCCCGCCCGCATCTGGAAGGTCGGGAAGCCGCCCACCTTGACGGCGCGGTCGAACGACCACTTCACGTCCTTCGCCGTGATCGGCGTGCCGTCGTGGAACTTGGCATCCTTGCGCAGCTTGAAGGTCGCCGAGGTCGCGGTGACGTTGAAGTCGGTCGCCAGTTCGGGCTCGAGCTTGGAATAGTCGTAGTGGTCGTGACCGCTGGAATCCTTCTTCACGCCATAGGTCATCAGCCGGTCATGCGTGTTCCACGACACCTCGTAGGACGGCCGGTTGGCGCCCACGCCGTGGATGTCCATCATGTTGGGCGTGTTCTCGGCGACGATCAGCAGCGTCTCCTGCCGGGACTGCGCCTTCAGCGGCGAGAACACCGCCGGCGCCGCCATTGACGTGGCCAAGGCGCTCGAAGATGCGAGAAAGGTGCGGCGCTTCATGATGGATCTCCCCGTCTGCCCCGACGCACAGGCAGCAAGGGGTGTGCCAGCGGCTTTCCCATGGATTCACGGGGTTGTCTGACGAGGGGGGAGCCACTTTGCATACAATAAGTCGCTTCATGCCTACTAATTAGGCAA is a genomic window containing:
- a CDS encoding ABC transporter substrate-binding protein, which translates into the protein MKRRTFLASSSALATSMAAPAVFSPLKAQSRQETLLIVAENTPNMMDIHGVGANRPSYEVSWNTHDRLMTYGVKKDSSGHDHYDYSKLEPELATDFNVTATSATFKLRKDAKFHDGTPITAKDVKWSFDRAVKVGGFPTFQMRAGSLEKPEQFVAVDDHTFRVDFLRADKLTMPDLAVPVPVVMHSELCKKHATATDPWAMEWTKNNLAGGGAYKVERWQPGQEVVYARNEDWKNGTLPKIRRVILRIIPSAGNRRALLERGDADISFDLGSKDFAELKASPKLSIVGTPVENAMQYIGMNVKQKPFDNVKVRQAVAYAIPYQKIHEAVMYGQSIPLYGGADNKAKGTSWPQKHGYTTDIAKAKALLAEAGHANGFETTLSFDLGLAGINEPLSVLVQEALGQIGIKATINKIPGANWRAELLKKQMPMITNTFGGWLNYAEYFFFWCYHGQNAVFNTMSYQNPAMDALIDKARFSTGPEYEAAVKGFVDTAFEDVPRIPLFQPLLNVAMQKNVTGYRYWFHRQLDYRQLVKG